The Flavobacterium psychrotrophum region AAACCTTCTACAGGAATTTTATGTATGGCCGTAAGCGTTGATGCCAGTACCACAAAACCGCTGCCGGTAACACCCGCTGCGCCCTTGCTGGTTATCATTAATAAACCTATTATAGTTAGTATTTCTGTAAAAGAAAGATGCACATCATACAACTGGGCAAGGAAGATTACCGACATTGAAAGATAAATCGATGTGCCATCTAAATTAAAAGAATAGCCTGTAGGCACTACAAGCCCCACCACCTCTTTACTGCAACCGGTTTTCTGGAGTTTTTCCATGAGATTAGGTAAAGCGGTTTCAGATGATGAGGTACCCAATATAATAATGAGTTCCTCCTTTATATATTTAAGAAACTCCAGGATGCTTATTTTGTAATAGCGCAATATGCTACCTAATATTCCAAAAATAAACACCGCCATAGTAATATATACAGCACCCATTAATCTTGCCAACGGTATGAGGGTATGCAGGCCAAACTTGCCAACTGTAAATGCCATGGCGCCAAAAGCACCTACCGGGGCAAGGTACATTACAAACTTTAGCAGCTTAAATACAAAACCCGATACTTTGTAGAGGTAACCTATAACTACTTCGCGTTTTTTATAATAGTTTAGGGCTACACCGCAAATAATTGCCGCCAGTAGCACCTGCAACGTTACATTGTCCAAAAAAAATTGTAGCCAGCTAAACGTACTGCTCTTATCAACGTACTTAGAGGCATCTTGCAGGGTAAGCCCTGACCGGTCTATATGGCCGGGTTTAAGCACATAAGCTACCGCAACACCTATGGCAAGGGCAAATGTGGTAACGATCTCAAAATATATGAGTGACTTAACGCCAATGCGGCCTACCTTTTTAAGATCGCCCATACCGCTAATACCAAGCACTATGGTTAGAAAGATAATAGGTCCTATAAATACTTTGATCAGCTCAATAAAATACTTGCCTACATTTTCGAGCTTAACCGCTTGTTCAGGATGATAATGCCCTAATACTACACCCGACGTGATGGCGATCAAAACCCAAAAGGTTAGATTGGTAACTATCTTAAGCAGGAAAACCTGTGTTTTGCTAAAATCGCGATCCATTTGTTTGTTTTTATAGTTGTACAAGATAGCAATAAGCGCTTATAATTTTATTTTCTGCAAAATTTCTTTAGCTGCTGCTTTGTAAGCGGCGGTATGTTTTATAAAATCTTCCTGTAATATACGTTGTAGTTCGGGGTATATCCAGGGTTCTGATTTACCAAGCAGATAGAGGGTACGCATAGCATATGCTTTATTAGCCACTTTACCCCCGGGGTTAATAAGCCAGTCAAAACAGGCTTCAGTTATTTGCTGTAGTTGTTGACTGCTAACAAAGTCTTTTTGCTTTTGATGCTGCGTTATTGCAAACAGGCATATTTTAGAAACAGAGCGTATGGCACCATCATTCCTGTATTTAGAAAGTGTGTCGCAAAATTGTGGCAGGTATTCGGTTAACCATACTATTTTATTTTCCAGTACAAGCTCCAGTATCCAGCAGGCTTTGTGGTGGTTTTTGCCTGTAATATCTAAAGCGCAGCTAATAAGCACAGGTAGCAGTTCTTTATCCTGAAATACAAAGCCAGATAATCTGTCGCGCACCGGGCGGTGGGCAGTGCTGTTTGCAATCTCAATTATAAAGTCCTGCGGGTTCATGTGCTTAAATTCAGTCTTTCAAAAATATAAAAAAAGGCGGAGCCGCAATGGCTCCGCCTTCAACAATAGCTATGGGAAGGCTTATTGTTTGATAAACATTTTAGTAGATTGTGTGTTTTGTCCACTAACTTTTATCAGGTAACTTCCGTTAGCAAGGCCTTCAATGTTAATAGCAGAAGCTGTTCCGCTCAATGTACCTTGTAGTAATGTTTTGCCTGTAACATCATATACAACATAGCTTTCGGCATTTTTACCGTTTGACATATTTATATTCAGTACTGTATTAGCAGGATTAGGATATAGTGTGAATGCCGTTGCATACGGGTTATTTACACTGGCGGTACAATCTGCATCAAGCTCTATTTCAATTTCATTAGATACATAGTAAAGACCGTTTAGTTTACCTACACATTGAATTGTGGTCGTAGCATATTCTTCGGCACTGTATGTAAATGTAGAATCGTTTGCTCCTTCAATATCTTCGTAATAATCTACATCAGCGCGTTTAACCTGCCAGTAATATTCATCATATTCAAGTCCGTTTGTAAGGCTGGCTGTAGCTGTTTCGCCGGCGCAAAGCACCTTTTTGCCATCAATAAC contains the following coding sequences:
- a CDS encoding cation:dicarboxylate symporter family transporter, which codes for MDRDFSKTQVFLLKIVTNLTFWVLIAITSGVVLGHYHPEQAVKLENVGKYFIELIKVFIGPIIFLTIVLGISGMGDLKKVGRIGVKSLIYFEIVTTFALAIGVAVAYVLKPGHIDRSGLTLQDASKYVDKSSTFSWLQFFLDNVTLQVLLAAIICGVALNYYKKREVVIGYLYKVSGFVFKLLKFVMYLAPVGAFGAMAFTVGKFGLHTLIPLARLMGAVYITMAVFIFGILGSILRYYKISILEFLKYIKEELIIILGTSSSETALPNLMEKLQKTGCSKEVVGLVVPTGYSFNLDGTSIYLSMSVIFLAQLYDVHLSFTEILTIIGLLMITSKGAAGVTGSGFVVLASTLTAIHKIPVEGLAFLLGVDKFMSEARAITNFIGNGIATIVISKSEGETVSLLAEKM